A DNA window from Aureibacter tunicatorum contains the following coding sequences:
- a CDS encoding thioredoxin family protein, which produces MALTSSNELDNTFSAPDFSLFDTISGQVLSLNGLKGDQGTVIMFICNHCPFVKHVNAELVNLANEYMGKGIGFIAISSNDVANYPMDSPEQMKLIAQEYSYPFAYLYDETQETAKAYHAACTPDFYVFDQELLLYYHGQLDDSRPGNDLPVTGLDMRKALDALLQGNSPLPSQKPSIGCNIKWKD; this is translated from the coding sequence ATGGCGCTTACTTCTTCAAATGAGTTGGATAATACATTTTCAGCTCCTGATTTTAGCTTATTTGACACTATCTCAGGTCAGGTTTTAAGCTTAAATGGCCTTAAAGGTGATCAGGGAACAGTTATCATGTTTATATGCAATCATTGTCCTTTTGTAAAGCATGTAAATGCCGAGTTAGTTAACTTGGCGAATGAGTACATGGGTAAAGGAATTGGATTCATTGCGATTAGCAGCAATGATGTTGCTAATTATCCAATGGATTCTCCTGAGCAAATGAAGCTGATCGCTCAAGAGTATTCATATCCTTTTGCTTATCTCTACGATGAAACACAGGAAACCGCTAAAGCATACCATGCGGCATGCACGCCTGACTTTTATGTTTTTGATCAAGAGTTATTGCTTTATTATCATGGTCAATTGGATGACTCAAGGCCTGGAAATGATTTGCCAGTGACTGGACTGGATATGAGAAAAGCATTGGATGCATTGTTGCAAGGCAATTCTCCTTTGCCTAGTCAAAAGCCAAGCATTGGTTGCAATATTAAATGGAAAGATTGA
- a CDS encoding DUF975 family protein → MSVSEIFKETKKSLDGKWGIAIAAFLVYLIITLGMQAIPVIGNIASLALSGPLAVGLCIFNLALIRNQNPSISLLFKGFDLFLPSMWTYLAIILIVFLGSLIFGGFLIISLMPYTDLASLENIEPEELYHLLFNGAPLAVILIFFIIAFLFHLHISQAYFLVAEKKIGGFKPLGLSSKIMKGHKMSLFIILLVFGLASAILLTITFGFGIIVIGPFTLAALAIFYDKINPQENYESNNLDLS, encoded by the coding sequence ATGAGCGTATCGGAAATTTTCAAAGAGACCAAAAAATCATTAGACGGAAAATGGGGGATAGCCATTGCGGCATTTCTAGTATACCTTATTATTACCTTAGGAATGCAAGCGATACCAGTGATAGGAAATATTGCTTCGTTAGCTCTTAGCGGGCCTTTAGCTGTTGGGCTTTGCATTTTCAATCTTGCCCTAATTCGAAATCAAAACCCCAGCATCAGTCTCCTTTTCAAAGGATTTGATCTCTTCCTTCCCAGCATGTGGACTTATCTGGCGATAATACTTATTGTATTTTTGGGAAGTTTAATCTTTGGAGGGTTCTTAATCATATCTTTAATGCCTTACACAGATTTAGCTAGCTTGGAAAATATAGAACCCGAAGAACTTTACCATTTGCTTTTCAATGGGGCTCCGCTAGCTGTCATTTTAATCTTCTTCATTATTGCATTCTTATTTCATTTGCATATTTCCCAAGCTTATTTCCTTGTGGCTGAAAAAAAAATTGGCGGTTTCAAACCTTTAGGCCTAAGCTCTAAAATCATGAAGGGTCATAAAATGTCCCTATTTATAATTCTATTAGTTTTCGGATTGGCTTCAGCTATTTTACTTACCATAACTTTTGGTTTTGGCATTATCGTAATTGGACCTTTTACTCTAGCAGCTTTGGCCATTTTTTATGACAAGATTAATCCTCAAGAAAATTATGAAAGTAACAATCTTGACTTAAGTTAA
- a CDS encoding T9SS type A sorting domain-containing protein, whose product MNKILTIAILLAISFASHAQITKIPDPNFEQALIDLGYDSTLDGEVNTASISSLYSLDIRNKNISDLTGIEGFTNLVNLTCFQNQLTKLNLSQNEKLAYINCSENNIDSLNLSNNQNLTTLNAYNNKLTYIEFGETSNIDYLAIGHNQLNELNLNNLTKLKSLQCQNNTLSQLDLSNQTSLQNLYCINNDIISIQVPNQTIAYSANTNRSVNGGNDWVEDKGVYYTTTPFDQLEMTAIIDEKFEQALIDNGYDSKIDGSIINEAVQNISSLLVKNKQISDITGIEAFVNLQSLDISNNAIQTINISKNIKLNSLVCFNNQLTDIDLSLLENLSYINCANNNIDSLDLTHNTYLRIFYASQNNISSLNFENNLELEVIGINNNKLTQLNLVNQSLLKNLNCSMNSLYCVQVVDQHTADYANDNYKINGGEPWIEDGGVYYSTTPCDALETIEIPDENFEQALIDAGHDPIKDGYIVNEAAKKIQNLDIKNKGISSLAGIESFINLSSLDCSHNDIKSLDLSENKKLNYLSCQNNQLANLNLEQNIALTTLKCENNSITSLDIENNIELDYLDATGNQITSLDLTGNSKISILYISENQLKDINLENLSELKHFRCGNNQLDSLNVNNNLKLYTIDCRSNNLSSLDFTNNKELEYIYCHKNSLVELDVSKNDKLINLICGENNLTKLDISKNLNLSGLSCTNNLLYCIKVASAYIASLANNNRSINNGNPWSEDNGVIYTIESCENLEQTIIPDPNFERALIELGHDAIVDGKVLTQNISNETYLSISSRHGIEDATGIEDFKSLRNLYFSQNILKGLDLSKNTNLTHVRCDNNNLDSLKLPETSTLLELLCNKNNLSKLDISKNPNLNSFNCSNNDLNCVLVATQEIADEENTSIDVSPDNWNEDLSVVYSATPCEEQAYTEIPDTNFETKLISLGYDNIKDGQVITQRISSLTSLNLFNSRIVSLQGIEDFTSLESLNCSHNYIRNIDLRFNTNLKSLRVYYNELDSIDLSHNTELEYVNLYGNNLNYLDLSQLDKLQSLDTRFNSLNCITVANEEIARLANNNEIINEGANAWVENEGTIYSAIPCNQLPMTLIPDSNFEQALIDLGYDNFIDGAVLTAKIDTLTELNVNGKNIADLSGIEYFTALEVLFCNNNQLTLIHIDSLEELRSLDCSNNELTQLNISNNTSLETIWCNDNQISTLDLSTANQLEGINCNNNLLTNIELTNNTDLEWLYCSENNLSSINISQNLYLVNFTCERNNLNCIQVGKQEVADLANNDQPINGADDPWLEDLGVLYSIIPCDDLPITQIPDNNFENELINLGYDNVLDGEVLSSSISGISSINLSNKGIKDLTGIEDFESLNVLYCKNNELTSLNLSNNTNLTDLYCSNNQLTSLNLSNNDKLKVLQSDSNQLACIYVANNTIAQLANNDEAVIEGGSDWIEDEDTFYSAVSCDEIAYISIPDPNFEQALIDLGYDDVIDQQVVSNRVLSIENIDLSYKGISDLTGIEGFLSLETLNVRNNQIQELNLENNIALANLNCQDNNIIRLDISQNANLEILHCQNNVLDSLNLMHNSLLEEVFCHSNQLKDLNLGNNLSLTRLVCSDNLLSELNISQAIFLQELYCHSNFLTMLDISNQDFIYGLSCYENLLQCIQVSSKTIAEDANNNQTINGGWESWREDSEVLYSNTPCPEQEYTLIPDVNFETALIDLGYDYKVDGKVLTQSISDITSLDVSNREISDLTGLEDFAALKVLKANNNSISTLDVTQNQMLNRLKIWDNQLTSLTLDNPELIEINCKNNKLENIVVTRNPKLVTLNCINNALTSLNLNENTELKNFYCKNNKLDSLDLSNNTALRNFNGAQNNFACIQVNDQNTADLANQNLPINGGNKAWIEDADVIYSISSCNPIESISSNKLKSEQFISGVESDEQTVNIYPNPAEDFLKFEGVEIREIIISELTGIIVLRQSIEENTVNISHIPSGLYLIHITDKKGISRSQKIIIQ is encoded by the coding sequence ATGAACAAAATTTTAACAATTGCTATACTATTAGCGATTTCATTTGCCTCCCATGCGCAAATCACAAAGATTCCAGATCCTAACTTTGAACAAGCATTAATTGATCTCGGATATGACAGCACATTAGACGGAGAGGTAAATACCGCGTCTATTTCATCTCTCTATTCTCTTGATATCCGTAACAAAAATATTTCTGACCTTACAGGAATAGAAGGTTTCACCAACTTAGTGAACTTAACTTGCTTCCAAAATCAACTAACTAAGCTCAATCTAAGTCAAAATGAAAAATTGGCTTATATAAACTGTAGTGAAAATAATATTGATAGTTTAAACTTAAGCAATAATCAAAACCTTACCACACTTAATGCATATAATAATAAGCTAACATATATCGAGTTTGGTGAAACGAGTAATATCGATTACTTAGCTATTGGACACAATCAATTAAACGAATTGAACCTTAATAATCTTACAAAGCTAAAATCATTGCAATGTCAAAATAACACATTAAGTCAACTTGATTTAAGCAATCAAACTTCTCTTCAAAATCTATATTGCATCAACAATGATATAATCAGCATTCAAGTTCCCAATCAAACTATAGCCTATTCTGCTAATACTAATAGATCTGTCAATGGTGGTAATGATTGGGTTGAAGACAAAGGTGTTTACTACACCACAACGCCATTTGATCAATTAGAAATGACTGCCATTATAGACGAAAAGTTTGAGCAAGCATTAATAGACAATGGGTATGACTCAAAAATAGACGGCTCTATCATCAATGAGGCTGTACAAAACATCAGCTCCCTTCTTGTCAAAAACAAACAAATAAGTGATATCACTGGAATTGAAGCTTTTGTGAATCTACAATCATTAGACATCTCAAATAACGCTATCCAGACCATCAATATTAGTAAAAATATAAAGCTTAACTCGCTTGTTTGCTTTAACAATCAGCTAACAGATATTGACTTAAGCTTGCTGGAAAATTTAAGCTATATTAATTGTGCCAATAATAATATCGATAGTTTAGATTTAACTCATAATACATATCTTAGAATATTTTATGCTTCACAAAACAATATTTCAAGTTTGAATTTTGAGAACAATCTGGAATTAGAAGTTATTGGCATAAACAACAATAAACTAACCCAACTAAACTTAGTTAATCAGTCACTGCTTAAAAATTTGAACTGTTCAATGAATAGTCTTTATTGCGTTCAAGTGGTTGACCAGCACACTGCAGATTATGCAAATGATAATTATAAAATCAACGGCGGAGAACCGTGGATAGAAGATGGCGGTGTTTACTACTCAACAACACCTTGTGATGCATTAGAAACTATTGAAATTCCTGATGAGAACTTTGAACAAGCTCTAATCGACGCTGGCCATGATCCTATTAAAGATGGGTACATTGTTAATGAAGCAGCAAAAAAAATCCAAAACTTAGACATCAAAAATAAAGGAATCAGTTCCTTAGCTGGCATAGAATCTTTTATTAATTTATCATCCCTTGATTGCTCTCATAATGATATTAAATCCTTAGATTTATCTGAAAACAAAAAACTCAACTACCTATCTTGTCAAAACAATCAATTAGCTAACTTAAATTTAGAGCAAAATATTGCGTTAACTACTCTTAAATGTGAAAATAATAGCATCACTTCTCTAGATATAGAGAATAACATAGAACTCGACTATTTAGATGCTACAGGTAATCAAATAACCTCTTTAGACCTAACAGGTAATTCTAAAATCAGTATTCTTTATATCTCTGAAAACCAACTAAAAGATATCAATTTAGAAAACCTGTCAGAACTAAAACATTTCAGATGTGGCAACAACCAATTAGATTCTTTAAATGTAAATAATAACCTTAAATTATATACTATAGATTGCCGATCAAACAATTTATCTAGCTTAGATTTTACAAATAATAAAGAACTCGAATATATTTATTGCCACAAAAATTCACTTGTAGAGTTAGATGTTTCAAAAAATGACAAATTAATTAATTTAATATGTGGAGAAAATAATTTAACAAAATTAGATATTAGCAAGAATTTAAATCTAAGTGGATTATCATGTACTAATAACTTACTTTACTGCATAAAAGTAGCCTCTGCATACATCGCAAGTTTAGCTAATAATAATCGCTCTATTAACAATGGCAATCCTTGGTCAGAAGATAATGGTGTCATCTACACAATTGAATCTTGTGAAAATTTAGAGCAAACCATAATTCCAGACCCTAACTTTGAAAGAGCTTTGATTGAATTAGGTCATGACGCTATTGTGGATGGCAAAGTGCTTACTCAAAATATTTCTAACGAAACTTATTTAAGCATAAGCTCAAGACATGGAATTGAGGATGCTACAGGAATAGAAGATTTCAAATCATTAAGAAACTTATATTTCTCTCAAAATATATTAAAAGGACTAGACCTTAGCAAAAATACAAACTTGACTCACGTTAGATGTGACAACAATAATTTAGATAGCTTAAAACTGCCAGAGACATCAACCTTGCTAGAACTTTTATGTAATAAAAATAACTTATCTAAACTGGATATCAGTAAAAACCCAAACCTTAATTCATTTAACTGCTCAAATAACGACTTGAATTGTGTATTGGTAGCAACTCAAGAAATTGCTGATGAGGAAAACACTTCGATTGATGTTAGCCCTGATAATTGGAATGAGGACCTAAGCGTAGTTTATTCAGCAACGCCGTGTGAGGAGCAAGCTTACACTGAAATTCCTGACACAAACTTCGAAACCAAGTTAATCAGTTTAGGATATGACAATATCAAAGATGGACAAGTTATAACACAAAGAATATCATCGTTAACATCACTTAACTTATTTAATAGTAGAATCGTAAGCTTGCAAGGTATAGAAGATTTCACTTCACTTGAATCGCTTAACTGTTCACATAATTACATAAGAAATATTGATCTGAGATTCAATACCAACTTAAAGTCGCTTAGAGTATATTATAATGAGCTTGATTCAATAGATTTAAGTCATAATACAGAATTAGAATATGTTAACTTATATGGCAACAACCTTAACTATCTAGATTTAAGCCAGCTTGACAAACTTCAAAGTCTAGATACTAGATTCAATAGCCTTAACTGCATTACTGTCGCTAATGAAGAAATAGCCCGTTTAGCTAATAACAATGAAATCATCAACGAAGGAGCGAATGCTTGGGTAGAAAATGAAGGAACAATTTATTCAGCCATTCCATGTAATCAACTTCCAATGACACTCATTCCCGACAGCAATTTCGAGCAAGCATTAATAGATCTAGGTTATGATAATTTCATAGACGGTGCTGTCTTAACAGCGAAAATCGATACATTAACTGAACTAAATGTTAATGGAAAAAATATTGCTGACCTATCTGGTATTGAATATTTTACAGCATTAGAAGTCCTGTTTTGTAATAACAACCAGTTGACTCTTATTCATATTGATTCACTTGAAGAACTTCGCTCTTTGGATTGCTCTAATAATGAGTTAACCCAATTGAATATTAGCAACAACACAAGTTTAGAAACAATTTGGTGCAACGATAACCAAATCTCAACACTTGATCTGTCAACTGCGAATCAGTTAGAAGGCATAAACTGCAACAACAACTTATTAACAAACATAGAGCTTACCAACAATACAGATTTAGAATGGCTATACTGCAGTGAAAATAACTTGTCATCAATCAATATCAGTCAAAACTTATATCTTGTTAATTTTACTTGCGAAAGAAATAATTTAAACTGTATTCAAGTAGGCAAACAAGAAGTCGCTGATTTAGCCAATAATGATCAACCTATCAACGGAGCTGATGATCCTTGGCTTGAAGATCTTGGAGTTCTATATTCAATCATTCCTTGTGATGATCTTCCGATTACTCAGATTCCTGACAATAATTTTGAAAACGAACTTATTAATTTAGGTTATGATAATGTTCTGGATGGAGAAGTTCTTTCCTCTTCAATATCAGGAATTTCATCAATCAATCTATCGAATAAAGGCATAAAAGATCTAACGGGTATTGAGGACTTTGAATCGCTTAATGTTCTATACTGCAAAAATAATGAGCTAACGTCATTAAATCTTTCAAACAATACAAACCTGACAGATTTATACTGCTCAAACAACCAGTTGACAAGTTTAAATCTTAGCAATAACGATAAACTAAAGGTACTTCAATCAGATTCAAATCAACTTGCTTGCATTTATGTGGCAAATAATACCATTGCCCAACTTGCCAATAATGACGAAGCTGTAATTGAAGGAGGTTCTGATTGGATTGAAGATGAGGATACATTCTATTCGGCTGTATCATGTGATGAAATTGCTTACATTAGTATTCCTGATCCAAACTTTGAGCAAGCTTTAATCGATCTAGGATATGATGATGTAATTGACCAACAAGTTGTTTCCAATCGAGTATTGTCTATCGAAAACATTGACCTTTCCTATAAAGGCATTTCAGATCTTACTGGTATTGAAGGATTTTTATCGCTTGAAACATTGAATGTGCGTAACAACCAAATCCAAGAACTTAATCTGGAAAACAATATCGCATTAGCCAACTTGAATTGTCAAGATAATAATATCATCCGTTTGGATATTAGCCAAAACGCCAACTTGGAAATCCTACATTGTCAAAACAACGTTTTGGATTCATTAAATCTAATGCATAACTCATTATTAGAGGAAGTTTTCTGTCACTCCAATCAATTAAAGGACTTGAATCTAGGCAATAATTTGTCTTTAACTCGATTAGTGTGCAGCGATAATCTATTGTCAGAGCTAAACATTAGCCAAGCGATCTTCCTTCAAGAGCTTTACTGTCATTCAAACTTCTTGACAATGCTTGATATAAGCAATCAAGACTTTATCTACGGGCTAAGCTGCTATGAAAACTTACTACAATGCATTCAAGTCTCTAGTAAAACAATAGCAGAAGACGCAAATAACAATCAAACTATTAACGGTGGTTGGGAATCATGGAGAGAAGACAGCGAAGTTCTTTATTCGAACACGCCTTGTCCGGAACAAGAATATACGCTTATTCCTGATGTTAATTTTGAGACTGCTCTAATTGACCTTGGCTATGATTACAAGGTAGATGGAAAAGTTCTGACACAATCAATATCAGACATCACAAGTTTGGATGTGTCGAATAGAGAAATATCAGATTTGACAGGATTGGAAGACTTTGCCGCTCTTAAGGTATTAAAAGCCAATAACAACTCCATCTCTACCTTGGATGTTACTCAAAATCAAATGTTGAATAGATTAAAAATCTGGGACAACCAACTTACAAGTTTAACATTGGACAACCCAGAATTAATAGAAATCAACTGCAAAAACAATAAACTTGAGAATATCGTGGTAACAAGGAATCCTAAACTTGTAACCTTGAACTGTATTAACAATGCGCTTACTAGTCTTAACCTGAATGAGAATACAGAGCTAAAAAACTTCTATTGCAAGAACAATAAATTAGACA
- a CDS encoding GNAT family N-acetyltransferase produces the protein MKIELGKLDHPLVIELLEEHIKDMRSISPPESKHALDLVGLSADDISFWTIWNEHGEVMGCGALKALDDKHAEIKSMRTSLKFRSQGVAAFMLEHLISEAKMKGFECIQLETGAMDFFKPAHRLYAKYGFEQCGPFANYREDPLSLFMLLNLN, from the coding sequence ATGAAAATTGAGCTGGGCAAATTAGATCATCCATTAGTGATTGAGTTGTTGGAAGAACATATTAAAGATATGAGGTCAATATCTCCTCCTGAAAGCAAACATGCTTTGGATCTGGTAGGATTGAGTGCAGATGATATTTCATTTTGGACAATATGGAACGAACATGGAGAAGTAATGGGCTGCGGGGCTCTAAAAGCTTTGGACGATAAGCATGCTGAAATAAAGTCAATGAGGACGTCATTGAAATTCAGGTCTCAGGGAGTTGCGGCTTTCATGTTGGAACATCTTATTTCAGAAGCGAAAATGAAAGGGTTTGAATGCATTCAACTTGAGACAGGTGCGATGGATTTTTTCAAGCCAGCGCATCGTTTGTATGCTAAATATGGATTTGAGCAATGCGGGCCTTTCGCAAATTATAGAGAAGACCCACTAAGTTTGTTCATGTTGTTAAATTTAAACTAA
- a CDS encoding bestrophin family protein has translation MIVTKGINLGVLVKWSAHHIVWLIAVMGIVAFLYKLGIIQISLPWFPVSVVGTAVAFYVGFKNNQSYDRMWEARKVWGGIVNDSRTWGMVVDGFISNLYTDELVSNSEIQLIKQRLIYRHIAWLYAHRSQLLLPTTWEHVSQRGAMARHAKNSQRKYGIGLYGDEITQTELRHYLTDDEHDRLINQANTAAQIINEQSRDLSKLRERGLIDDFRHLEMTRILRSFYELQGKNERIKKFPFPRQYANMSRYFIGIFILLLPLSIMPEFMKLGDWGLEVAVFISALIAWIYVMMEIIGDYSENPFQGMANDIPMMSLCRSIEIDLRQMLNESDLPPEIKPKGGILM, from the coding sequence ATGATAGTGACGAAAGGAATAAATCTGGGAGTTTTAGTCAAGTGGTCAGCTCATCATATTGTTTGGTTGATCGCTGTTATGGGAATAGTAGCTTTTTTGTACAAACTGGGCATAATTCAGATTTCTTTGCCTTGGTTTCCCGTTTCTGTCGTTGGTACTGCGGTGGCGTTTTATGTTGGCTTTAAAAATAATCAATCATATGATCGCATGTGGGAAGCAAGAAAAGTGTGGGGTGGAATAGTTAATGATAGCAGAACATGGGGAATGGTCGTCGATGGATTTATATCAAATCTCTATACTGATGAATTGGTCTCGAATAGTGAAATTCAATTGATTAAACAAAGGTTGATTTACAGGCATATTGCTTGGCTTTACGCACATAGAAGCCAGTTGCTATTGCCAACGACTTGGGAACATGTAAGTCAAAGAGGCGCAATGGCGAGACATGCAAAAAATAGTCAGAGAAAATATGGAATAGGCTTGTATGGCGATGAAATAACTCAAACTGAATTGCGACATTATTTGACCGATGATGAGCATGACCGGTTGATAAATCAAGCAAACACCGCGGCTCAAATAATAAATGAACAATCCAGGGATTTGAGCAAGTTAAGAGAAAGAGGACTTATTGATGATTTTCGTCATTTGGAAATGACAAGGATATTGAGAAGCTTTTACGAGCTACAAGGAAAAAATGAGAGAATCAAGAAGTTTCCTTTTCCCCGACAGTATGCGAATATGAGTAGATATTTCATAGGCATATTCATTCTGTTATTGCCGCTTAGCATTATGCCCGAATTTATGAAATTGGGAGATTGGGGACTTGAGGTTGCTGTGTTTATCTCGGCATTGATTGCTTGGATTTATGTAATGATGGAGATTATAGGTGATTATTCCGAAAACCCGTTTCAAGGTATGGCAAACGATATCCCTATGATGTCTCTTTGCCGATCCATCGAAATCGATTTGAGACAAATGTTGAACGAATCGGATTTGCCGCCTGAGATAAAACCCAAAGGAGGAATATTAATGTAA